Proteins from a genomic interval of Numenius arquata chromosome 18, bNumArq3.hap1.1, whole genome shotgun sequence:
- the TMEM120A gene encoding transmembrane protein 120A has protein sequence MASVAECLREWEELQDGYQGIQDNHKLYKQKLEELTKLQDGISSSIARQKKRLKELSLSLKQCKTHVNPEQKESIQETQNLIKERQNVFFEMEAYLPKKNGLYLSLVLGNVNVTLLSKQAKFAYKDEYEKFKLYLTIILLIVSFSCRFLLNSRVTDAVFNFLLVWYYCTLTIRESILINNGSKIKGWWVFHHYVSTFLSGVMLTWPDGLMYQMFRNQFLSFSMYQSFVQFLQYYYQSGCLYRLRALGERHNMDLTVEGFQSWMWRGLTFLLPFLFFGHFWQLYNAVTLFHMIQHPECKEWQVLMCGLPFLILFLGNFFTTLRVVHQKLQNKNKDTKQN, from the exons GATAATCACAAGCTGTACAAGCAGAAACTTGAGGAGCTAACCAAGCTCCAGGACGGGATCTCCAGCTCCATCGCACGGcagaagaagcggctgaaggagctgtcATTGTCCCTCAAACA ATGCAAAACCCATGTGAATCCCGAACAGAAGGAGTCCATCCAAGAGACCCAGAACCTGATAAAAGAGAGGCAGAATGTTTTCTTTGAGATGGAGGCCTATCTGCCAAAGAAGAACGG GTTGTACCTGAGTCTGGTGCTCGGGAACGTGAACGTCACGCTGCTCAGCAAGCAGGCCAA GTTCGCATACAAAGATGAGTATGAGAAATTCAAGCTCTACCTCACCATCATCTTACTCATCGTGTCCTTCTCTTGTCGGTTCCTCCTCAACTCCAG GGTGACAGATGCCGTCTTTAACTTCCTCCTGGTGTGGTACTACTGCACCCTCACCATCCGGGAGAGCATCTTGATCAACAACGGATCCAA AATCAAAGGCTGGTGGGTCTTCCATCACTACGTCTCCACCTTCCTCTCAGGTGTCATGCTGACATG GCCGGATGGGCTCATGTACCAGATGTTCAGGAACCaattcctctccttctccatgTACCAGA GCTTTGTCCAGTTCCTCCAGTACTACTATCAGAGTGGGTGCTTGTATCGGCTCCGAGCGCTGGGCGAGAGGCACAACATGGATCTGACTGTGG AGGGCTTCCAGTCCTGGATGTGGAGAGGCCTCACGTTCctgcttcccttcctcttctttggGCAT TTCTGGCAGCTCTACAACGCTGTCACCCTCTTCCACATGATCCAGCACCCGGAATGCAAGGAGTGGCAG GTCCTCATGTGCGGcctccccttcctcatcctcttcctggGGAACTTCTTCACCACCCTCCGCGTTGTCCACCAGAAGTTGCAGAACAAGAACAAAGACACAAAGCAGAATTGA